In Heteronotia binoei isolate CCM8104 ecotype False Entrance Well chromosome 5, APGP_CSIRO_Hbin_v1, whole genome shotgun sequence, the DNA window AGATTTTTGTTTCTGTACTTATCTATGAGTTAATATTTTCTAGCATATATGTCACTCCTCACAAATCTTTAGTGTTCTTGGCGGTTActggcatcatactaggctttgaatttttgtctcaCTCCTAATGCCTAAAAGTTACAGATCTAAGAAAAATAATGTAAACTTAAGTCTATGCTGGGTTACTATACAAGACAGTTACCTCTGAAGGCCCATCTAGAGCAAATATACCACTAGATGCCCCACTGCTCCCTTGCAGAGGCATCTGGGAAAGCATTTTTGAACAGGAACCTTCCACAAACCAAGTTTAGGGAACCCTTCTGGGAgattcctcaaaacactctccagttGGGTTATACTGAGCCCACATCAAATTTTACAGTATCTGTCTATCATGTCTCCCTGGCATTTGAATTCTCAGGAACTCTCCTAAAGTGCCTCAAATGACTTTATTTCTAAGAATCCAAAACATTTGCCTGTTATGTAATGAAAATTAAACTTTGCTTCTGTTATCATAAGTTGATTTCTCTCGTAATTAGCCCTGTGACAAGCTCAGAGATTACACAAAACCAACTTCCTTTGTTTTCCGTGCCTGCCCAAAACATTAATGCAATGCATATTGTGCAAAAAGTTTTCTTAGTGCTGCTGACACATCCCGGTTTCTCAGACTGTATATGAAAGGGTTCATTGTGGCAGGAACAATAGTATAAAACACGGTATTAGTCATGGACTTTTGCGCTGAATAGGAGGATACAGGTGTCATGTATGTCAACATGGATGCTCCATAGAAAAGCcccaccacacacaagtgggacAGGCAGGTACCCAAGGCCTTGTGGCTTCTCTTAGAGGAATGAGGTCCTAAGACTTGCAGGAGGATGGCTATGTAGGAAGCAAGGATGACTGAAACCGGGATGAGGAACACCAGGAAATCCCCAATGTATATTGTTTTTTCAAATGCAGAATTGTCAGAGCAGGACAACTGAACAAGGGCTGGGTAATCGCACATGTTGTGTTTAATCACATTGGACTTGCAGTAGGGAAGAGGAAGCACATAAAGGGAACATGTCAAAGCCTGTACACAAGACCAGAACCAGACACCCACTGACATGATGTAGCATATTCTTCTCCTCATGAGGAATGGATATTGCAAAGGTCTGCAGATGGCCACATATCTGTCATATGACATGGTAGCCAAAATGAGGCATTCTGCTCCTCCCAAGGTCAGTATGATGAAAATCTGTGTGACACATGCATACAGTGAAATGTTGTATTTCTGCGTTACAAAATTTAGCATGGTTTGGGGAATAATCGAGAGAACCTGGCAGAGGTCCATGAAGGCTAACTGGCTAAGGAAAAAGTACATTGGTGTCTTCAGTCCAGAGTCCATTTTAATTAGGATAAGAAGGAGACTATTTGAAATCAAAGCAACTGGAAACATTATGAGATTCATTCCAAGAAACATGGTGGGTGCCTTATGATACAGAAGACCAGCAAGAACAAATTCTGTCCAAGATGATGTATTCTTCTCTCCCTTTGTGACATTCTTTGCCAGCATTTCACTTAAAAACAAGATAATGGAACCAGTCATTAAACGATATGACAaaatttgaataaaatacaatattaatATGATCTGTGAAAAGTAgagtttaagttttttaaaaaaaatcctcacaTAAATCTTTGCTGTTTATCATAATAAAGTTTCAGCCACATATATGCAGTCTGATATATCTGAACATGAACAGAATTGCTGGGACTCAAATCTTATCCATACATGAAGTTGCATTATActgacctttggtccatcaaatttagtatcatctactcAAGCTGGCAGATGGCCAGGGCTTTGGgtagaagtctttcatatcatctctttccattttccctatgaaaaaagcttagaacacttggggctctttagcttggagaaacgtcgactgcgggatgacatgatagaggtttacaagattatgcatggaatggagaaagtagagaaagaagtacttttctccctttctcacaatacaagaactcatgggcattcaatgaacttgctgagcagtcaggttaaaacagataaaaggaagtacttcttgctCCCCAacgacggaataaagagtcagacacagagtactggtataaaattgggccactttattcaatattctaataaacagcaagggtaccccaccagcggcctggccagggctaggggtcaccgcgaccactcccctgccattaatgggtgagagacccagccccccagccggagctgagtgttacttagcttcctccaggcaggcccagcagggaggcacacaatagagggcccaaacccagacgcatgtctcgacagaaaggcaccctctatccgagcctcccagacagtctgcattctccaaacctggatcttcaaaccccaaggttgataataccagaccccaaattccccaaaagggggatgcttcacagtcctcccctagccgcatagtgccctaaaccccaaaaacctgccactaaagtgaccgcctatttaacagtgcctcccgatagccaaatcctcaatccactgcattgctatgtagggtaggcaaaaaatgcaccccagccactgccaatcagccaaggtgtaaaaaattcctacccggctcctccaaggaggcaaccagcaattgCCCAAATAATATGCAGGGTGGGCCAGAGGGCCAATCGTCTGCCAAGATGAAGGAGACGACAAGAAGCGCAGATCTGACggttagactgtcagatcccgcctttttctctgcgcgcCGAAACAGgcaccccctgactcttcccatccagggaagcaaactctgctcatgcagactagcagctacgctgcaggctgcaagcataagattgctccccaaggacggaataaagagtcagacacagagtactggtataaaattgggccactttattcaatattttaataaacagcaagggtaccccaccagcggcctagccagggctaggggtcaccgcgactgctCCCCCGCCATtaatgggcgagagacccagccccccagccggagctgagtgttactcagctccctccaggcaggcccagcagggaggcacacaacaatgggcccaaacccagacgcacttCTCGACAGAAAGGCatcctctagccgagcctcccggacagtctgcattctccaaacccgggtcttcaaaccccaaggttgatcatgccagaccccaaattccccaaaagggggatgcttcacagtcctcccctagctgcatagtgccctaaacccccaaaacctgccactaccaAGGCCAaatctctacttagggcttagcgcccaccaggaggcccaaagtCACCCGCAACCCTtaccgcaaatctctcaggaaaagcatattacccttttcagagagatggaccccatcccctctgtagaagtCAGGAAATTTCAACGAAATCTCaggtggggcaaatagtggcccaaccccttttccagcacctttctgatctccttattagccttataccgggccctttctataggTGCAGgttcccaagcacaacgccacaccaggcggggcagcatggctgaccaaattatggtggtcccaggctatcgctcccgaatgtgctggaaatcatctcgggcctgccaaactaaggccttgccctttaagagtcccagatggttacctcccaggtgaacaataaaacctgaggaggaggacccacacaatctttaaacaacaaaggcagcaggccccgGCGCCCCCACCATTCCATAcacacatattggctgagtcccagctgagagccaactgcaGTTCTCCGTGCccgatgagcggcccaaaacatgtGGCTATGGCCGTATACGAGAACTCGGCTGctttggccaggaacaacagcatctaaagagaaaaacagttaaacaagaacagaaccaacaataaacagccaccaagtcactcacggcctaataaaaggtcgcacgtaGGCCTTATAAACTGAtgaacgccacctgcccaatctctgcatggaggtggaaggataccccatgacagtcgctgttgaggctgccccaattctaaaggagtgggtcccaaaccgcaccccagacaaccccaactcacccaaagcccgtgacgttactgcccaaaactgatgcttcgtcaacgggcaaccattcgaatgtataaacaaaaccccctccatgggccccctaactgccaaataagcagccaacgcagtaactggacacagctcaagctctgaacaactacccaactcgagcaccgtacccttctgcaactgatccatcttagagcaacagacagtgatgactgccttacccacaAATAGCtacagatcccttaacaacagagtcTTACCAGAAAtatcgtttctagactgagccaccagctcacttactctaagagcccccccaaaagctaacaaagacgcagcatgaaacaaacatgcttcaaatgacaaagcacacaccacgtcccaaaccctcttcaaactccGCAGAAtcgaaggagacacaggattccgcgtatcaaccctgggaccggaccctctggcccacccctccagcatcttttgaatatgaaagtcagctgtttcttccctataacccagcgccttactgacaaaagccaatgcagacagacGCAGCAAaacaccgggaggggccaaatcttgcaataccctacctcagccctaaaatCTTCAAACTGCAACACAGCCCATTCTTAaaacttcctggtgctgggcgcaatggctagacctatcgctctgcaggcctcggctctctaatcagccatagctcctggggcattggcaccggctctctgtcagcatctggggccagctgacgaaacctctccatctgtttatgagatagagcatcagccaccccattactcaccccaggaacatgcttggctaaaaacaaaatgttaagccgcaaacagcgcagagtgaaggccctcaccaatctcataacccggccagatttggatgaaagggaattaatgatgtgacttaaggtttcctgacataaacagaactcgaggaccctgaaaagggatcctaaacccaactttaaaaccttctaacaaatacaaactatcaacccttcgagggtaccgtgacagccactgctcaagaggtcccacccttatcgggctgggcccctttcttagctggaaaggctcctccgctcccgccaggcttttttgtatttttatgcccACGGgttctagggcagttgtcaaatgagtgggaaccaccacacatggggcactcgtgcttgaactggcacgccttcctattacataccccaagggatccagattcccagcagagcatgcggggttgaaccgcctgccccgctgcactgtggggagagcctgatgaaccagcagcggatgtggatgacctactcaccaagtgaccactatcagagcgatcacccagattaggcctagccgggggcataacctgcagccaaagctgctgatggatccgatcccactgaagggacggatacagggcagccctcatcctaaattcctggtcatgttgtaaccaggctggtccactaaaggccgtatagcctttataaattatgtccaaatactggaacaggaaTGCTGCCCGCCATGGTTGCaccctcgcaatcaccccggcataaatacagaacccaggaagccaattagcccaggtcctgtccaccttccgttttttttcaatttttccttctctttctcatctaattcttccttgtcttttttctcaacctcccgaaagagaagagaaaaaatatccacgtaccccccttttaatattttttccttagtagcgggaagcaagtggtcccccagcggcaaggcaacctccccaaatggcaaagcagcaaaaggcaccatcccatatgttgagggtgcccccataaaggaaccagccatgccaggatgccctgcgcctgggtacacactaggaacgccttgcccacatggccaagcccaattctgaagcTCACCCAACGCAGAGGAGGCAGGTGCCCCTGCCGAAGAAGGCCCCAcatggccaagtccaattctgaAATGCACCCAATGTAGAGGAGGCAGCCGCCcccgcgcttgacatggaagcgccctgcccggccgctgaagcaggcccccatgctccccatggccaaaactgcccaggccccacctgtaaattatcacccgacctacctccgaatccagcaggaaccaatggcaaaccagcccccgatgctccagctgccgccatcaaacccacatccggactgcaaaggccagcgtccctgccaggcacgactccaccagacctgccctcaagaatagacagcctggtgagaatactcgcctgcttacccttcttagattgcctcacaccttcctcctcacctggagaaagaatgcccgctgcctgttccaatgctctcaatctacaagcaatattggaatcaaccaccatatcaccctcctcatcagaagaggataacggtggtggtggccttttcgcaggagccttgggcgccttaggcACTGGCTGTTTTCCTTTGGGCTTtcccgacccttttccaccagccatctaaatagcaagcacgagaccacaaaatggcctcctgcagctccactctaaaatggcttccccctggaacaagaaagggaactcaaaatggccagaaaaggcctctgctgcacaccaatgtccccaGAAGGGAGAGGGAGGCTCTCCAATATGgccacctgccaacctcaagggcagtAATAAAacacccaggttgccccacaggccctcaccccaaaaaaataaaaggggaaagaccaacccctggactccacaacccctgccccagcagaccccaaaccctaggcagactcagccaacaagaaggacaacgccacgtcctccaccgcctccgatgccgccgccagcccgcagcactgcagctgACGCTCCAGCCGACGCCGAtgctccagccaacgcttcacccgccGCTGCCCAGTTGACTGCCACAACAACCTCtgacgtccaaccaaaaacaatcATCTGTCAAGACaaaggagccgacgaggagcgcAGATCTGATGGTTAGACTATCggatcccgcctttttctctgcgcaCCGAAATAGGCGCCCCCTGACttttcccatccagggaagcaaactctgctcatgcagcctagaaGCTATGCTGCAGGTTGCAAGCATAAgattcacccaaaaggtgattaacatgtggaattcactgccacaggaggtggtggcggctacaagcatagccagctttaagaggggattggataaaaatatggagcagaggtccatcagtggctattagccacggtatatatatatatatatatatatatatatatatatatatatatatatatatatatatatatatatatatatatatatatatattggccactgtgtgatacagagtgttggactggatgggacattgacctgatccaacatggcttctcttatgttcttattcccccAGTGGAAcaagggatccccaacccccttCTTCCATTGCCCACTGCCACTTTGAGGGTTTGTGGGAGaacttaaaaaaacacacacacacaatgctgaTTGTGACATCAAATCacttcaagaaagaaagaaagaaagaaagaaagaaagaaagaaagaaagaaagaaagaaagaaagaaagaaagaaagaaagaaagaaagaaagaaagaaagaaagaaagaaagaaagaaagaacgaacatCAGGTAGCTcttggaattgccagaaactccacAGTTTTCAGCAGTTTCTATAGCTACCTATGTTCCTGTCAAAAGACTTCAAATCCAAACTGCCAAACCAGGGCAGGAATCTTATATGGAGTGCTGGCCAAGCAGGACAAACAACCAATAAAAGCTGAAGTGTGAGTTCTCACACCTCAGGGTAGTTCTGCTATCGGTCCCCTTCTACTGTCCAGATATAGTCTCAGGCCCTCCTAGAACTGAAGTAAGAAAGTCACCATTGCAGAATAGGACACCTTTGAGGCAAGTTTCACAAACAAATACTCTGGTCAGTGGTGGAACTAcattttgggaccctgaagctTGAACTGTTCTTAACCAGCAACAATAGGGCAACATCCAACatgctgcccttgcaaggaccttGAGGCCCAAATGGCAGAGAACAGGGTGGTGGGGTGGAGCCCTTGAAAGTGGGTTGATATTAAGTACTTCAACCCACTGGCTTATGATTCTGTCACTAAAATAACCTTATTTTAATaacaaatactttttaaaactCCATTATAAAATACTCAACAGTGGTATTGAAAGATGGATTAgatcagaggtgtcgaactcatttgttacgagggccagagctgacataaatcttactttgttgggctaggccatgcgtgccgtaaaatgtaacatgaggtcccagtgatacaaattttataaaggtgatttcaaatgtcaaatggcaatagcaggtgaatgacaatagcattGTCTCTAATTGTGTATTCCTTAAATCCAATGAACagatgtttttattatgtttctAAATGTGTATTCCTTAAATCCAGTGAACAGATGTTTTTATTATCATGAATATGAAAATATTGAATACTTCTGCAAGATCTaataaaataagaacaaaataTACCCTTTAAAGTAAATCTATGCGTTTGTTTGTTCATTGGTCTGCCTGcccttcagtaaaaaaaaaattgtgcatgAAAAATCAAGTAACATTACAGGACATCACATTACAAAGAAGATATGTCTTCTATAAAACTatcatttttttttgtctcacCCTTAGCATGGTactctcctccagtttatcctcacaataccCCTGTCAGGTAGATTAGGATTAAAGTATATGGTAGCCCAAAATCACACAGTGAGCTTCATGGATAAGCATTAATTTGAACCCACATCTTTCAGGATTCTAGCTAAATTTTGCTTCAGAATTTAAGAATCACTTAAGAATCACACTTGAGTCTATTGCATATATTTATATAAGCAGACAGAAAAAATcgttctagatttttttttaaaaaaaatgtgcaagTGCTCAGAGGAAAAGTTTTAGTgttctggttttatttttttgtagGTTTCTCAAATGATCTATTTTGATTCTGTCAAAAATGTTTAcactctatgccttgttgttggtcttccagaggaattgattgaccattgtgtgagacagattGCCGGACTAGTTCCAATCCATcagggtttttcttatgttcttatgtactattATTTCAAATGGTCTGAAGTAAAAAAAATTAGAgttaattattttaaatattttagtgCATAAGAATATTGATCTTAGTACTTTCCATGATTTCTGCTCTTAAAATGTTTTCAATTTTTCAAAATGGAAATGATAGCACTTCAGcataaatattaatattttgcaGGAAATTGCCTTAGAAAAATATATGTATCTTTCATGTATCTTTCCCTCtcactcagcaagttcagacccccatTAGCATATAATGGAAATTGGGATTTTTATTCCAGTGTCATCACCATACACTTGCCAAAATTTAgcttcatctgccacattgttgCCTACTCACCCAATTTATGGAGATcttcctggagctcttcacagttggtcttggttttcaccaccctgagtgatttcatgtcatctgcaaatttgggcACTTCACTGCTCATCTCCAGTAGACAGTCACTGACTCCATAAAATGATGTATCTTAACAGTGACATTTTCTAAGTTACCTCTTAATTTATAATCTAACTTAAGTACATTCTAAATTACATTTTCTAAGTGACACTGAGATCTTTATTAAGCTACCATTTGTAGAAGAATACAAAAAGTGCTTTTCATTTAGTTCCATCCAAATCA includes these proteins:
- the LOC132571988 gene encoding olfactory receptor 2T5-like, with the translated sequence MSYDRYVAICRPLQYPFLMRRRICYIMSVGVWFWSCVQALTCSLYVLPLPYCKSNVIKHNMCDYPALVQLSCSDNSAFEKTIYIGDFLVFLIPVSVILASYIAILLQVLGPHSSKRSHKALGTCLSHLCVVGLFYGASMLTYMTPVSSYSAQKSMTNTVFYTIVPATMNPFIYSLRNRDVSAALRKLFAQYALH